The segment TCTGCCAAATCTTGAATAATCTCATCCCTTTTaatgttgttattattacgaCGACtagaacataattattttataaataagaaatgcaagtttttatacaaaatatctgtCATAACTTACTTAAACACAATGCTAAATGTTTTAGGTTCttgcgcaaaatatttttcaaataatgcactcgcttttgtttttatatcatcCATATATGCCTTACATGAAACTTCTATAGGAAGTAATCTTAATAAGTATCTAGTACACTGTTGCTTGGTTGCATCCAATTTGGTAAGAATTTTAGTAACTAGCTCTAATGGATTTGGTAAGGTACTTGCTATAAAAATCGTATTTTTAGCACCTGTGTCTActacctacaaaaaaatagatattaatattgtaataaataaatatatatatatatatatataatctattgtaataatataataaatatataataaatatattacatattttatatttattatatgtatatttatatattatataattttttgtataattatatattataataaatatataatatataaatatatgataaatattgttttcttctagaaaaagattttattaatacaatatcaGGCAATAATTATGACATTAAAAACATACTTGAAATTTTCGAGAAGATGCTGGCATTTCATGCTCTGTTCTAAGTTCATTGATTTCTTTCTCCAGAGCAGTAGATATATCATCTTCATCTTCATCAATATCTTCTGAAGGTTTATCAGTCTCTTTTTTATCCAATGAATTTATTGCGCTTGATATTTGAGAGTCcttcaagtaaaaaaatgattgtaataaatatttgatacacATATTGTAGCAAATGCTTTCAAatcttgtataaatttttttccaactaTATATCTAACTTATTTATCTCTCTAAATACCTTATTTGTGTCTGATTTCTCATCTGAAAAGAGGTTAAGCAATTTGTAGGCGTCAGTAATGCAGCCTTTTTCGTGAAAGTTGCATGTGCATAAGAAACCTGTCATACCGGGTTCTAATACTAATTGTTTacgtcttttataattattacgatgaccaacaacataattattttttctttttcgtgtATCCATCGTACTGTTGATCTTTtccaaataagaaaaataaaagttttgacttttctctctctctctctctctctttcgcactTGCGTCACAGTAACTGTGCTTGCGTGCTGTTGGGCTTTTTCGCGCATGCGTGACGTATGATGACGATTACAATCACATGTGAGCACCTCAGTTTTGGCGGGATCACGCAAAGGATATGTTAATATAgttagctatgaataaataaattaatataatttttacatattatttttatattttaggttctttaattaattttccaaaaacttgaataatctttaaaaatgattaggTTGAGAAGTCATATATAGAAGTTCATTCTATAACGATTAAAACAAGTTTAATAAGTATTTAAGTATAAAAGTCATCTAGTCTTGAAAAGGTTTCCACGGTATCGTTTTAAATGTATAGTTTCAttcatatattctttaatcatATAGTACTAATCCTGAGAGAAATAAAgacttatttttgaaaaaaccaAAGACATTTCTtccaaaaaaagaagaaaagtaataattgatagtttatatattttttgttcttatttctgtatgtttatttatgaaaatcttagttatattgctttattttattattaataattatattactattgcaataaatttttgataagtaattatttatttatttttatttacttgcattatatttttaaacttaatataaatttagaattattttgctgcaaataaagaataattaattcaaaatataataatgtaatataatgtaatatataattaataattgataatatatactttatattattgtaaaaactgATCAGTATATAGTGTATTtatgttacaatatatatttaatatgatgtTACAGATTGAAGGAATATAACAATTTCATTAgtcaattttacataaatgtaatattttatgttactttaaacaataataactgaaaaaaatagaaaagtacacttgtaatacatttataattttttatattgcagtTAGATGAAATGATTATTTGGAATAATGTCAGAATACACAGCATTAGGAACATGAATATTGAAatggtttttatataataaagaaaaatatactttttaaattatatcgcatatatttatgtatatttatgtataatatttataatttctaagttataaaaaaactgatatgatacataaaaaagcaaaaaattaatttcttcttattttaaataaagaaatgtatatgcatatgatGTGTATTCATGCATAGATTTTCTATgcattttatctaatttatacttaatttatacAGTCATccatatctaattgtaagtatatgtgtaaaatatacacatgaattatacttttgaaatagcatacaatgtaattattaaagcaTATTCAGTTCAAACACatgtaattactttattatgtattcagagagaaatatattatcaatgatACATGTAGGCAATAACAATAATCACGTCAATTATAAATGTGCTTTTAGAGTTTTTAGACTTATTATCTTTTGAATtaccattttacatatatttttttttaatatacaatgtactaaaatattacttacattCGAAAATGCGCTGCTTCTCTAATTCTCTTTCATTGATAAAGTTTTtgcagttatattatatttagtatcgaataaaatcaacaaaatttaaggaatattaaaaattatgtatcaatgatcgtgttaattaaatttatgggAATCCGGATTAAAATCTACCGATATTAGAGAAAGCAGCGAATAATGGCGCTCCGCTCGTCGTCGCGGTTGGTGGTTGCTGATCGCCGATATTTTTCAACAGATTACCTTGTAATAAACTGTCGAGAGCTTTTTGAACTGTCGGATCATTTAGAAGAGGTGATGGTGAAACTCCCGTGGATGCAGTCGTCGTGGATGAAGTCGTAGCCGTGTTTGATGCTATCGGCATAACGTGCATTTATGAAGTTCGTGGTTTCAACACCGtctgaataaattttctacagTATTTCTCATTTATTCCTATTAAATATTGCTCATATATCAATCtgttaaatatagtttttatgatattttactattcgaggcttttaaatgttttatcttcaaaaattacattctCAAACAACTTGTAcatgttgtaaatatttttcaacataacGCGTGCTTCAAATACTTTGtcgatgtaatattatatatatgtaatacatgaTGTTTAATCTTTACCTCCTGTTCCCCAATTAGCTGGAGGAACTGGAACCGGTGCCGAAGCTGGTGGTGGTACCGGACTTGGTTCCGCTGTCGACGTGTTTGTTTTActgttattcaaaatattcagtATTCGCGTCTGTAACTCTGCTTGTTTCGGATCGCTGATCGATGTGAGCGGCGTCTTTACCGGCAAATCCTTTGCGTCGCCCAATTCAACTTGTACTTGCTCCTCGCGTTTCATATCGAGATACTTTACGACGCGATCGTACTGCAGGACCGTGAGCTGATGATTGTCAGCCAGCATGTTTAGTAAAACTTGTATAGCGTCCGGATGACGTTCGCTCGCGAGGGGTGTATTCAGAGGAACTGAACGACCGCCCGATTTATAATTCGTAAAATCtcgtgaaattaaatttatagcaTCTTCAACAGGCATGTTTCTATGTTCtacaacataaaaaaatagtacgATATCAATTAGAGAGAgtgatttaataaagaattgttataataaattattaatattatgttacaaGAAATGTAACGAATTTTAGCAAGGACACTAATTCTCACAATTAAC is part of the Anoplolepis gracilipes chromosome 2, ASM4749672v1, whole genome shotgun sequence genome and harbors:
- the LOC140676363 gene encoding THUMP domain-containing protein 1 homolog — its product is MDTRKRKNNYVVGHRNNYKRRKQLVLEPGMTGFLCTCNFHEKGCITDAYKLLNLFSDEKSDTNKDSQISSAINSLDKKETDKPSEDIDEDEDDISTALEKEINELRTEHEMPASSRKFQVVDTGAKNTIFIASTLPNPLELVTKILTKLDATKQQCTRYLLRLLPIEVSCKAYMDDIKTKASALFEKYFAQEPKTFSIVFNRRNNNNIKRDEIIQDLAEIILRKNPGNKVDLKNPEIAVIVEVIRGVCLLCIAPNYYKFKKYNLLEICNSTKNKVISNKEAVKLINEKSEGDLDTISNIQKTEQSTDKTLNTLEAEEKELAD